From the Methanobrevibacter sp. genome, the window ACGTTCACCAGTATCCAATGTAATTGAAGGTCTTACAGTTACAGGAGGAACTGGTAAAACAGTTAAAACTAACCATTCAGGTCTAGCCACTTCAGGGTTAACACCTAAAACAAAAGAATCTTCATCAGAAATTCTTTCTAATCTTTCACGCACTTCAGAAGCGGTTAATTTATAATCACCTTGACGAATGGTAACAGGTTTATCTAAAATAATAGCTTCCTGAGGCGCACCACAATGAGGACAGCAATGTTTTTGGTCAACTTCCTCATCAGGGTCTTCAGGCAGATTTTTCAATTCCCTTTTAGCGACTTTATAAACATCTTTTAAGATAGCATTTAAACTTTCACGATTATCCATTGCTTCATGAATTCTTTGAGTATATTTTTCAATATCATCATTGCTTAAAAGAACACGTCCACATTCATTACAGGTTGAACGCAAAATTTTATGAATAACATCACCAAAACCAATGTGAATAACTGGTCTTGCAAGTTCAATACTACCGAAATGTCCTTGACAATCTCCACCTCTGAAACCACAAGTCCTACAAACTAAACTTGGGTCAATAACACCTAAACGAGGATCCATTAAACCTTTTTCAATAGGGAAACCATCATCCTCATAGGTATCAGGAGTTTCAACAGTCACAACAGACATGTCCCTAATATTTTCAGGAGACATGAGTCCAAAGTTGATTTGTTCAATCTTTTTTATAAATCCTTTCAATGTATTGGCTCCTTTATAACTGTAATTATGCTTTGTCTCCTAAAACTAATTTAGGGAAAATACATAAACTCTTAAGTTCGTCTAATAATAATTTGAATGCGTATGAAATTTCTACAGGGTATGTTTCTACATCTCCACAAATCGGACAGTATTTCTTATTCTTATTTTTATCAAATACTGCTAACATACCACAGTTTTCACAAACAATTGCTTCATATTTATCTGATTCGTCAAGAAGTCTTTCTTTTAAGGTTAATGCTGCACCGTGTGCAATAAGACAATCTCTTTCCATTTCTCCGAATCTTAAACCACCTTCACGTGCTCTACCTTCAGTAGGCTGACGTGTAAGCACTTGAACCGGACCTCTTGAACGAGCGTAAACTTTATCAGTTGTCATGTGATGTAATTTTTGGTAATATGCAACACCGACAAATATCTCAGCATCTAATCTTTCACCAGTTACACCACTGTATAATGATTCACATCCGGCAGATTCAAATCCGTTATTGATGAGTTGCTGCTTGATTTCATCTTCAAGTGTCTGGTTAAATGGAGTTGCATCTACACGTTCCCCTTCAAGACAACCGGCTTTACCTGCAACCATTTCCAATACCTGTCCGATACTCATCCTGGATGGAATCGCGTGAGGGTTAACTATTAAATCAGGCACTACACCGAATTCTGTAAACGGTACATCTTCAGGGGACAATATTAAACCGACAACCCCTTTCTGACCGTGTCTTGATGCGAATTTATCACCAAATTCAGGTTGTCTGGTATCCCTTACTCTGATTTTAGCTAATCTTGAACCTTCAACAGTTTCAGATAAAAGCACTGCATCGACAATACCTTTTTCACCGTGTCTTACAGTAACGGAAGTTTCTCTTCTTCTATCTGCAACAGTACCAAAGTCTTCTTCTAAAAATCTAGGAGGTGAAGTTTTACCAATTAATACATCACCTGATTCAACATAGGATTCCGGATTTACTACACCGTCTTCATCCAAGTTTCTGTAAGCCTCTTCAGATCTGTATCCTTTGATGTTTTTGTCAGGTACTTCAAATTTGTCTACCTGACCACCCGCATATCTTTTCTCTGAAGTATCGTAAGCCCTGAAGAATGAAGATCTTGCTAATCCCCTTTCAAGTGAACCTTTGTTGATAACCATTGCGTCTTCCATGTTGTATCCTTCATAAGACATTAATGCTACAACAAAGTTTTGACCGGAAGGTCTTAAATCATAATTGGTTGAATCGATAATACGTGTTTTAACAATAGGAGTTTGAGGATGATGCAATAAGTGTGCTCTTGTATCAGTACGTAATGCATAGTTAGATACATATAATCCTAAAGCCTGTTTTGTCATACCTGCTTCCATTGTATTCCTTGGAGAAGAGTTGTGATCTGAAAATGGAATAATACCTGCACAGATACCAAGCATAGTGGCAGGGTCGATTTCCAAGTGAGTGTGGTCTTCATTTAAGTCAGCCAAACTCATTGCAATGTATGAATTTTCCTCTTCTTCAGCATCCAAGTATTCAACAAACCCTTCGCTAATTAAATCGTCCCATTTTAATTTGCCGTTTGCAACTTTGTTTAAATGTTCTTCTTTTAAAAGAGGGACTCCATCTTTAACTATGATTAATGGTCTTCTTGCTCTTCCAGGATCATTGAAAATATAAATTTCATTATTATCTTCATAATAAGTAATGTTCATTTCAAATGAAACTTCACCATTTCTTCTTTTTTCTCTCATTTCCTGAGTGAAGTTAACAGGGTCTTCACAATATCCTAAAAGCTCACCATTAATATAAAATTTAGTTTGAGAACTTTTCTGTTTGATGATTGGTTTAGGAGGAGCGGTTTTTATTTCTACGGTAGTTTCCTCTTCCTCAACAGGTTCAACACTATCAACTAAATCCTCTTCAACAGGTTCAACACTATCAACTAAATCCTCTTCAACAGGTTCTTCATCAACAGGTTCAACACTATCAACAAGTTCTTCTTCACTAACCGGTTCAACACTATCAACTAAATCCTCTTCAACGGATTTTGCATTACTTGTAAAAATATCTTTAGGGAAATCTGCTGTATGAGCTTCCCATGATTTTCTAGGTTCAACTTTAGCAAATTTAACCGGGAATTCGAAAGTTTCATCGCCTTCAACAAACTCGCAAAATTCCTTAATTTCATTTTCATGACTTTCGATTTTACTTAAAATCTCTTCGTCAGAAGTATTATTTTTTAAAATTTCAATATTACCTTTTACTTCATCATAAGAAACGACTTTTTTAAACCCAAAGTAATAATAAGCCTTTTTTAACGCAGCATTTATTTTTTTAGACAACCTTTCACCCCCTTAAATTAATTCAACATCCATAGTTTCAATAACATCAATAATTTCTTGTTCATCGGAACCTTCAGAAATATTACACATTAAAGCTAAGTTCTTTACCAAACCACAGTTAGGTCCTTCAGGAGTTTCGTTTGGACAAATTTTACCAAATTGAGTTGGATGTAAATCTCTTGCTTCAAAGTGAGGTTGACTTCTTGTTAATGGAGATACAACACGTCTTAAATGTGAAAGTGTACCCATGTAACTGGTTCTGTCCAGTAATTGGCTTACACCTGCTCTTCCACCAACCCAGTTTCCAGTAGCAATAGCATGTTTAATATTTTCTGTTAAAACATCACTACGTACTGCCTGTTTAATTGACAATTCTTTACCACGTGAAAGGCTTCTTTCTAATTGATAACTCATATCTCTAGTTAAATTAGTGAAAGCTACTCTGAATAAGTCTTCCATTAAATCTCCAGAGACTCTAAGTCTTTTGTTGGTATAGTGGTCCTTATCGTGAGGTTCTCTTTTTTCTTCGATAACTTCCAATAACATTTCAGTCATTTCAGCTAAATAAATAGCTTTATCATAACATCTTTCTTCCTCAGTTCCCATATGAGGTAATAAATAACGATTAATAACGTCTTTAGCACGTTTTAAACGATAATCTTTAGGCATGTTTTTAGCTACTCTGTTACCGATGTATTTAATAGCTGCAAGTTGTAAATATTCTCTTCTTTCTTCGTAAGATAAACCATCCATTTCTTTTTGGTCTAATTTCAATGATTCATCAGATACTTGCAAGTCATCAGCAATCATCATTTGGAAGTTGTTATCATCAGAAATTGCAGTGATAATCTCTTCATCAGTAGCTAATCCAAGAGCCCTTAATAGAATAACTAATGGAATCTCACCTGGAAGGTAAGGGAATGAAATTCTTAAAAATACTCCATTTTTACGAGGTTTTTTATACTCTAAAGTAATCCTAGCTCTGAAACCACTTTTAATAGAAGTAACAACAGCTTTTGCATGTCTTTCTTCCACTTCACCAAGACGTTCAAGAATAATTTTATTCGGAGCAATTTCCTCCATTGTTACAACAGCTCTTTCAGAACCGTTTACAATAAAGTATCCTCCTAAATCTTGAGGGTCTTCATGTTTTTCCACTAATTCTTCAGGACTAAGTCCATTGAGATGGCAAATGTCAGATTTAAGCATTACCGGTAACTCACCAATATATACTTCTTCCAATTCATTGTCTTCATCTTCTTCATTTAAGGCCATTTCAAGGTACATGTCTGCTGAATAATTCAAATTTCTAAGTCTTGCTTCAGTTGGATCGATTTCACTACGAGAACCGTCTGCCTCTTTGTTTGATGGTTTTTCTATACGAACTTTACCAGTTTTCAAAGTGTATTTACCATCATCTAAAGTGATTGGTTCTGTAATATCAATGATATTTTGAATTCTATTATTCACAAAATCATTGTAGGACTTAATATGGTGATCCACCAAATCATATTTGTCAAAAAATGCATCAACTAATTTCCAATTATTCTCTGTCATGGACATCCTCC encodes:
- the rpoB gene encoding DNA-directed RNA polymerase subunit B, whose protein sequence is MKQKSSQTKFYINGELLGYCEDPVNFTQEMREKRRNGEVSFEMNITYYEDNNEIYIFNDPGRARRPLIIVKDGVPLLKEEHLNKVANGKLKWDDLISEGFVEYLDAEEEENSYIAMSLADLNEDHTHLEIDPATMLGICAGIIPFSDHNSSPRNTMEAGMTKQALGLYVSNYALRTDTRAHLLHHPQTPIVKTRIIDSTNYDLRPSGQNFVVALMSYEGYNMEDAMVINKGSLERGLARSSFFRAYDTSEKRYAGGQVDKFEVPDKNIKGYRSEEAYRNLDEDGVVNPESYVESGDVLIGKTSPPRFLEEDFGTVADRRRETSVTVRHGEKGIVDAVLLSETVEGSRLAKIRVRDTRQPEFGDKFASRHGQKGVVGLILSPEDVPFTEFGVVPDLIVNPHAIPSRMSIGQVLEMVAGKAGCLEGERVDATPFNQTLEDEIKQQLINNGFESAGCESLYSGVTGERLDAEIFVGVAYYQKLHHMTTDKVYARSRGPVQVLTRQPTEGRAREGGLRFGEMERDCLIAHGAALTLKERLLDESDKYEAIVCENCGMLAVFDKNKNKKYCPICGDVETYPVEISYAFKLLLDELKSLCIFPKLVLGDKA
- a CDS encoding DNA-directed RNA polymerase subunit B'': MTENNWKLVDAFFDKYDLVDHHIKSYNDFVNNRIQNIIDITEPITLDDGKYTLKTGKVRIEKPSNKEADGSRSEIDPTEARLRNLNYSADMYLEMALNEEDEDNELEEVYIGELPVMLKSDICHLNGLSPEELVEKHEDPQDLGGYFIVNGSERAVVTMEEIAPNKIILERLGEVEERHAKAVVTSIKSGFRARITLEYKKPRKNGVFLRISFPYLPGEIPLVILLRALGLATDEEIITAISDDNNFQMMIADDLQVSDESLKLDQKEMDGLSYEERREYLQLAAIKYIGNRVAKNMPKDYRLKRAKDVINRYLLPHMGTEEERCYDKAIYLAEMTEMLLEVIEEKREPHDKDHYTNKRLRVSGDLMEDLFRVAFTNLTRDMSYQLERSLSRGKELSIKQAVRSDVLTENIKHAIATGNWVGGRAGVSQLLDRTSYMGTLSHLRRVVSPLTRSQPHFEARDLHPTQFGKICPNETPEGPNCGLVKNLALMCNISEGSDEQEIIDVIETMDVELI